Within Paenibacillus sp. RUD330, the genomic segment AACCTCGATCCTCATGCGCCGCTGCGCACGCCGTTAGGCGGCAGCTTCACCATCGAGCCGATTCCCGCTCCTGAAGCGTATGCGGCAGGCGCCAGCAAAGCCATCGAACGCATGCGCGCAGGCGAGGTGGACAAGATCGTGCTTGCCCGCACGCTCAAGCTTGCCTCGCAGCAGCCTATCAGACTGAAGGAGCTGCTGCATAATCTGGCGCAGCACAATACGCTGGGTTATACGTTTGCCGTGGATCTGCCCGGACGAACGGAGAACGCTGCCGGAAGCGCAGCGCCGGCCCGCGCCCGCACCTTGATCGGCGCCAGTCCGGAGATGCTGGTGGCCAGAACCGGCACTCACGTATACGTCAACCCTCTGGCCGGCTCCGCCCCACGCAGTCCGGATGCCGCCGAGGACCGGAAGCAGGCGCAAGCGCTGCTCGCGTCGCCGAAGGATCTGCGCGAGCATGGACTCGTAATCGAAGCGGTCGCGCAAGCGCTGCAGCCTTTTTGCCGGAAGCTTGAGATTCCGGAGAAGCCGTCGCTTGTCAGCACGGAAGCGATGTGGCATTTGTCGACCGAAATCAGGGGGGAGCTTGAAGATCCCGGCATGACTTCGCTGGCGCTCGCAATCGCCCTGCATCCGACACCTGCGGTATGCGGATCGCCGACCGGACTGGCGATGGAATCCATCTACGAGCTTGAGCCTTTCGACAGAGGCTTCTATGCAGGGCTGGTCGGCTGGTGCGATGCCGACGGCGACGGCGAATGGATCATCGCGCTCCGCTGCGCTTTGGCGGAAAGCCATTCCTTGCAGCTCTATGCCGGTGCCGGCGTCGTCGCCGAGTCCAGCGCGGAAGCCGAGCTGCGGGAGACGTCGGCCAAATTCCGCACGATGCTGCGCGCGATGGGGGTGCAGGATGACGAAGCCTACTGACATGCATGAGCAAGCTTACGAGCAATTGAGGAAGGATTGCCCGACCTGGCCAAGCGGCTTGGCGGCCGAATACCGCTCGGCGGGATTATGGGAGGGACTGACGTTCAGCGATATGCTGGCTGACAGGGCGGCGCGCTACGGCGCGAAGACAGCCGTCGTCAGCGGAGAGGCGAGACTCAGCTACGCAGCGCTGCATGAGCAGGCGGACAGGCTTGCTGCGGGCTTCCTGCAGCTCGGCCTGCAGCCGACTGACCGTGTCGTCGTCCAGATGACGAACAGGCACGAATTTTTCACCGTCGTATTCGCGCTGTTCCGCATCGG encodes:
- the dhbC gene encoding isochorismate synthase DhbC, with amino-acid sequence MNHLNAQGQATEATAAELLENYQPGQSFFLATPQATWLAQGTLAVLPNEAGYDELATLPERASRLLAQLKQDGRRLPMLVGAVPFDPRQAAHLVVPLTVRKLEKLNLDPHAPLRTPLGGSFTIEPIPAPEAYAAGASKAIERMRAGEVDKIVLARTLKLASQQPIRLKELLHNLAQHNTLGYTFAVDLPGRTENAAGSAAPARARTLIGASPEMLVARTGTHVYVNPLAGSAPRSPDAAEDRKQAQALLASPKDLREHGLVIEAVAQALQPFCRKLEIPEKPSLVSTEAMWHLSTEIRGELEDPGMTSLALAIALHPTPAVCGSPTGLAMESIYELEPFDRGFYAGLVGWCDADGDGEWIIALRCALAESHSLQLYAGAGVVAESSAEAELRETSAKFRTMLRAMGVQDDEAY